One window of the Zea mays cultivar B73 chromosome 3, Zm-B73-REFERENCE-NAM-5.0, whole genome shotgun sequence genome contains the following:
- the LOC107403161 gene encoding Protein SRC2-like → MATTRPLELTLISAKDLKDVNLLSKMEVYAVASLSGDPRSRQRIQADRAGGRNPTWNATLRFAVPATGASSSLHILLRAERALGDRDVGEVHIPLSELLSGAPDGPVPAKFVAYQVRKISSGKPQGVLNLSYRLGEVTQTTGANGYAPAQAAYTQAAAYPPTSAYQPPSGKADTYPPPSGKADAYPPPAAYPPAAKADGYPPPGGAYPPAAGKPAKAGEPVTAYPAAGPSTAAPYAAPPSQYGGYGYPPPQAAAYGYPPPPQAGYGYQQQPKKKNNFGMGLGAGLLGGAVGGLLVGDMISDSSAYDAGYDAGFDDGGGFDF, encoded by the coding sequence ATGGCGACGACGCGGCCGCTGGAGCTGACACTGATCTCGGCCAAGGACCTCAAGGACGTGAACCTGCTATCCAAGATGGAGGTCTACGCCGTGGCTTCGCTCTCTGGCGACCCCCGGTCGCGGCAGCGGATCCAGGCcgaccgcgccggcggccgcaacCCTACCTGGAACGCCAcgctccgcttcgccgtcccggcaACCGGCGCCTCCTCCTCCCTCCACATCCTCCTCCGCGCCGAGCGCGCCCTCGGCGACCGCGACGTCGGTGAGGTCCACATCCCGCTCTCCGAGCTCCTCTCCGGCGCCCCCGACGGCCCCGTCCCCGCCAAGTTTGTCGCCTACCAGGTCCGCAAGATCTCCTCGGGCAAGCCCCAGGGAGTCCTCAACCTGTCGTACAGGCTCGGCGAGGTCACCCAGAcgacaggcgccaacggctacgccCCCGCCCAGGCCGCCTACACCCAGGCCGCTGCGTACCCGCCTACCTCCGCGTACCAGCCACCGTCCGGCAAGGCCGACACGTACCCGCCTCCTTCAGGCAAGGCCGACGCGTACCCGCCTCCTGCCGCATACCCGCCGGCAGCCAAGGCCGACGGGTACCCACCTCCGGGCGGCGCGTACCCGCCTGCGGCAGGCAAGCCGGCCAAGGCGGGCGAGCCGGTGACGGCCTACCCTGCCGCCGGTCCCAGCACGGCGGCGCCCTACGCCGCTCCTCCGTCGCAGTACGGCGGTTACGGGTACCCGCCACCGCAGGCCGCCGCGTACGGGTACCCGCCACCGCCACAGGCCGGGTACGGGTATCAGCAGCAGCCCAAGAAGAAGAACAACTTCGGGATGGGGCTCGGCGCCGGGCTGCTGGGTGGCGCCGTCGGGGGCCTTCTGGTCGGGGACATGATCTCGGATTCGTCGGCGTATGATGCCGGCTACGACGCCGGGTTCGACGACGGCGGTGGCTTCGATTTCTAG